One region of Acropora muricata isolate sample 2 chromosome 13, ASM3666990v1, whole genome shotgun sequence genomic DNA includes:
- the LOC136895676 gene encoding uncharacterized protein: MKNKREATYWRDLQHICKYLRGKKTCGICKDFQVNTNKNYTMAMSIVEGSTSESGSEYSSETEDFQVEFEATSCGVDESASTGTETQNYMEPYAEEPLADEEWLQNYRKEQEEKEDLEEELKLRLDNFVPVSDWCSCLQCCRDLLRNINECYCCKELEGCVEAITCDLVREDLGEGEELKCVTEHPGFRPVCLEKWSLRMASSKYRKRDKQTYKKTGSEERYLRAVAYREFSRLVYGYLGKRRVPLPACAYTAIRETFPTEEDDLSAGFQLGEFD, encoded by the exons atgaaaaacaagcGTGAAGCGACATACTGGAGAGATTTACAACACATCTGCAAGTATTTACGCG GAAAGAAGACTTGCGGCATTTGCAAGGATTTTCAAGTGAACA CGAACAAAAATTATACGATGGCTATGTCTATCGTCGAGGGAAGTACATCTGAATCTGGAAGCGAATACAGCAGCGAAACAGAGGATTTTCAAGTCGAGTTTGAGGCGACCAGTTGCGGTGTAGATGAGTCCGCCAGCACTGGCACTGAAACCCAAAACTACATGGAACCCTACGCAGAAGAACCATTAGCAGACGAGGAATGGCTGCAAAATTACAGAAAAGaacaagaggaaaaagaagatcTCGAGGAGGAATTAAAACTTCGCTTAGATAATTTTGTTCCTGTAAGCGATTG gtGTTCCTGTCTTCAGTGTTGCCGTGATCTACTTAGAAACATCAATGAATGTTATTGTTGTAAAGAACTTGAAGGCTGCGTTGAAGCGATAACATGTGATCTTGTTCGTGAAGATCTCGGAGAAGGAGAAGAATTGAAATGTGTCACAGAGCATCCTGGCTTCCGGCCAGTGTGCCTGGAGAAATGGAGTCTGAGAATGGCAAGTTCCAAATACAGAAAACGGGACAAGCAAACATACAAGAAAACTGGATCGGAGGAAAG GTATCTCAGAGCTGTAGCCTACAGGGAATTTTCAAGGCTTGTTTATGGCTACCTGGGCAAGAGAAGAGTTCCTCTACCCGCATGTGCCTATACAGCCATAAGGGAAACCTTTCCAACTGAAGAGGACGACTTATCAGCTGGTTTTCAATTAGGAGAATTTGACTGA
- the LOC136895669 gene encoding uncharacterized protein produces the protein MPERCVAARCNNTADPEKGISIHRIPFFNSENAVAQKRRKKWIDFVLARRKNWKPGRTSSLCSIHFKEDDFQHRMDSKMKRSLKSDEIGICVYPSIHAGEKDPEDIPTKRGKRMLIRSAKARMSEMEEREKASMMDVHRPSTSAVQEEDIGTSDVEIRMEEETLCIQTEHVSPTSESAVVQQSKAIMPLDAQAHTLKDYNTIVRELEVMSGKLKSSREALKICKRKKRQLQSKVKRLTLEVQSLYSKTEEEREFQESTLSSGGEHDSDQGDPEDIDDTDTIEEEPDFSSGSHEEFFSENTEDTETEDDDTEMKTTRIPLSSTQDIRTEPKHIVFMSKLLLLFQFCHICRTGSTPEVKAEQRGTAMVIKTICTNSKCRKEFVWSSQPFIPGTKILAGNFLMCMAVLCAGGSFTKVRQMFLHMGLACVSLRTFFRHQQNLLIPTIHLFWKRYQANLFSQLKDMRAVTLSGDGRHDSMGHCAKYCAYTIFCCTLPRIIHFALVQRNQAGSSPAMEFFGFKNCMDYLLGCGITIEAFISDRHSQIASHMKNAMSNITHYFDLWHLKKKITKLLTKISREKGNEEFQPWIKPCERHLYWSATSTIDGCGKVIYAKFRSFLSHIINKHTELDDPLFNKCAHGDIPDRKWIDPEHTVYEKVKKALSSDSLRKGIQQASPSAQTDCLEGFHSVLNQFAPKIIAYSYLGMYCRHIIAALHFNYNLHREDVVNQDGSLSVKVTYPKFKNGEATVRSRKVEQNFDYVGELFQFFMGLNKQQLQDTCSDLKTIVPEPMNTMLEKEPRELAITKQVERSSIVVKDVPPTTAVSDQVVSQRTQQMTRARPLCSACKKPMRGHKSVTDCPRNRKEC, from the exons ATGCCCGAAAGATGTGTGGCGGCCCGATGTAACAACACGGCTGATCCTGAAAAAGGAATAAGTATACATAGGATTCCTTTCTTTAACTCTGAAAACGCTGTAGctcaaaagagaaggaaaaaatggataGATTTTGTCTTGGCGAGAAGAAAGAACTGGAAGCCCGGTAGAACCTCGTCACTGTGCTCGATTCACTTCAAAGAAGACGACTTCCAGCATCGTATGGACAGCAAAATGAAAAGATCATTGAAGAGTGACGAGATTGGGATTTGTGTTTATCCATCCATCCATGCAGGAGAAAAAGATCCTGAAGACATACCCACAAAACGGGGCAAGCGAATG TTGATAAGGTCTGCGAAGGCCCGAATGAGTGAAATGGAAGAACGTGAGAAGGCTTCAATGATGGATGTCCACAGGCCATCTACAAGTGCTGTTCAAGAG GAAGATATTGGGACCTCTGACGTGGAGATACGAATGGAAGAGGAGACTTTGTGCATACAAACT GAACATGTCTCTCCGACAAGTGAAAGTGCTGTTGTGCAACAATCAAAAGCTATAATGCCATTG GATGCACAAGCACACACACTAAAAGACTATAACACTATTGTGCGAGAGTTGGAAGTTATGAGTGGAAAGTTGAAATCTTCAAGAGAGGCattgaaaatttgcaaaaggAAGAAAAGGCAGCTTCAATCCAAAG TGAAAAGATTGACTCTTGAAGTTCAGTCCCTGTATTCAAAGACCGAAGAAGAAAGAGAGTTCCAGGAGTCAACATTGAGCAGTGGAGGTGAACATGATAGTGATCAGGGAGATCCTGAGGATATCGATGACACTGACACCATTGAGGAAGAGCCCGACTTTTCCTCTGGTTCCCATGAAGAGTTCTTTAGTGAGAATACAGAGGACACGGAAACTGAGGATGATGACACTGAGATGAAAACTACTAG AATTCCCTTGTCCAGCACCCAAGACATCAGGACTGAGCCAAAACACATAGTGTTCATGTCCAAACTGTTATTACTCTTTCAATTCTGCCATATTTGCCGCACAGGGAGCACACCTGAGGTGAAAGCTGAACAGCGCGGAACTGCGATGGTCATCAAAACAATTTGTACCAATTCTAAGTGCCGAAAAGAATTTGTATGGAGTAGTCAGCCATTTATCCCAGGCACCAAGATATTAGCAGGAAACTTCCTGATGTGTATGGCAGTGCTTTGTGCTGGTGGCTCTTTTACTAAAGTCAGGCAGATGTTCTTACATATGGGTCTGGCCTGTGTTTCATTACGCACATTTTTTAGACATCAACAA AATTTGCTGATTCCTACCATTCATTTGTTTTGGAAAAGATATCAAGCCAATCTGTTCTCTCAGCTTAAAGACATGAGGGCTGTAACACTATCAGGTGATGGACGCCATGATAGTATGGGGCATTGTGCAAAGTACTGTGCATATACAATCTTTTGTTGTACATTGCCTCGTATTATCCATTTTGCTCTTGTACAG AGAAATCAAGCTGGAAGCAGCCCAGCAATGGAGTTTTTTGGCTTCAAGAACTGCATGGACTATCTATTAGGATGTGGCATTACCATTGAGGCATTCATTTCTGACAGGCATTCTCAAATTGCAAGTCACATGAAGAATGCTATGTCAAATATAACACACTACTTTGATCTCTGGCATCTCAAAAAGA aAATCACAAAATTGCTGACAAAAATATCCAGAGAGAAGGGGAATGAAGAATTCCAACCCTGGATAAAGCCCTGTGAGAGGCACCTGTACTGGAGTGCAACATCAACTATTGATGGCTGTGGCAAAGTAATATATGCAAAGTTCAGGTCATTTCTCTCTCACATTATTAATAAACACACAGAATTGGATGATCCTCTCTTTAACAAGTGTGCCCATGGAGACATCCCAGACCGCAAATGGATTGATCCAG AGCATACAGTGTATGAGAAGGTAAAAAAGGCTCTCTCCTCTGACAGTCTCAGGAAAGGAATACAGCAGGCTTCCCCCAGTGCACAAACTGATTGCTTGGAGGGATTTCACTCTGTGTTAAACCAATTTGCACCAAAAATAATTGCATATTCATACCTCGGAATGTACTGCAG GCACATAATAGCAGCATTGCATTTCAACTACAATCTACACAGAGAAGATGTAGTCAACCAAGATGGAAGCCTGTCAGTGAAAGTCACTTATCCAAAGTTTAAAAATGGCGAAGCTACTGTCAGGAGTAGGAAAGTCGAGCAGAACTTTG ATTATGTTGGAGAGCTGTTCCAGTTTTTCATGGGCCTAAACAAGCAGCAACTGCAAGATACATGCAGTGACCTCAAAACTATTGTACCAGAACCCATGAACACGATGTTGGAGAAGGAACCCCGAGAGTTGGCAATAACGAAACAAGTGGAACGCTCATCCATCGTGGTGAAGGATGTACCTCCCACCACAGCAG TGTCAGATCAAGTGGTAAGCCAAAGAACACAGCAAATGACAAGGGCACGTCCTCTCTGTTCTGCCTGTAAGAAGCCCATGAGAGGTCACAAATCTGTTACTGACTGCCCTAGAAACAGAAAGGAGTGCTGA